From Panicum hallii strain FIL2 chromosome 2, PHallii_v3.1, whole genome shotgun sequence, a single genomic window includes:
- the LOC112879778 gene encoding uncharacterized protein LOC112879778: MPAGRSPALSGRRRSRKKGQPTPSPPPPAQEPNPLPPGTEVEVRIDDEGFYGSWYEATVVGFDPAAGRGSPAKYTVTYSHLEAQDGPDSVAPSHVRPRPPPPPGPGSPPSTPSPPRFLLHDFVEAFDCEGWWSGIVFAPAPADPGSPVTVAFPITREVLLFPAHLVRPRRDYVGGEWAPSRAVISVQPRRAVRVYKAGEKVELLREREAYGDSWFPATVAKAVDRLSYIVEYLDDQVGGGKAAVYRHSAYIRPAKYHRPRESKVVLCPGTAVEVYCDGAWSQGVVRRVVREGCEYEVSIDGEEAEQLLTKAVYQLRPLYMWNGKHWTNPGDKGQANLRQQSASGKRPSSPVDGTSSDDKHSSVPESPTVKKSRKEPQQQDLLLDEGSEHAPVSEMDASLCASCKSLASDRCPNSCLLLSEKNGLSVFPHKAMTTCSVSKNGILCASSGHSEPPEASNHSPSPCPLLSEKNGLSVLPHEIVSTCSVSKDGLLCASSGHSAPPEASDHFPNLCPPLSGKNGLSVLPHKIVSTSSVSKNGLHCASTGHTAPPVASNHPMDSCPLLSEKNRLSMLAHKIVSICSMSKNGLLCASSGNPAPPEESVPGLIGEIECSRDAISEVVPSNGQLNTPVCERNVDVACDMLSIPEVRKQNIASSLRDQLIQERTFFVKELSVKKGISKNKKGATHPKAQAHQGKIDASDHVQIQLKENKNSSGKEIICALSASAECQKTSAWTRQVSGGTSSGSDTEGVNFKKLARKEGSGLLDKELSATINRDCQVNRNADVCTDTAATQVTKSNPLTEIPILSLDHLVQQDGSKVDERSIVLPLQNARNSEFTTDHILLRTCSFSGSSMPSHLSSSPISGNQVPFVKSSPLWPLIDAWDVFKKVPQQPHFRPVTKFLPALREGMALGLMATFASSVEGISKSSIADSIASFEEKITTLRHLEENGFDVEFLRCGLVKLIQIKSDHTSYLTEKDQLKAQLLEKAACLSRFDERLDKKEQTIARLEEELGRARWEARKMFEEKEREDGELSRLNAADSSVEEACAGAELQFQSVLAELRRKSLT, from the exons ATGCCCGCCGGCCGCTCGCCGGCGCTCTCGGGCCGGCGCCGGAGCCGCAAGAAAGGCCAGCCGACACCCTCCCCGCCTCCCCCCGCCCAGGAGCCGAACCCGCTGCCGCCCGGCACCGAGGTCGAGGTCCGCATCGACGACGAGGGCTTCTACGGCTCCTGGTACGAGGCCACCGTCGTCGGCTtcgaccccgccgccggccgcgggtCCCCGGCGAAGTACACCGTCACCTACTCACACCTCGAAGCCCAAGACGGGCCCGACTCCGTCGCCCCCTCGCACGTCCGCCCGCGGCCCCCGCCTCCACCGGGCCCGGGATCACCGCCATCGaccccgtcgccgccgcgctTCCTCCTACATGACTTCGTCGAGGCCTTCGACTGCGAAGGCTGGTGGTCGGGCATCGTCttcgcgcccgcgcccgcagaCCCCGGCTCCCCCGTCACCGTCGCGTTCCCCATCACCCGCGAGGTCCTCCTTTTCCCCGCACACCTCGTCCGCCCCCGCCGCGACTACGTCGGCGGCGAGTGGGCCCCGTCGCGGGCCGTGATCTCCGTCCAGCCGAGGCGCGCCGTCAGGGTCTACAAGGCTGGGGAGAAGGTCGAATTGCTGAGGGAACGGGAGGCGTACGGCGACTCCTGGTTCCCCGCAACGGTGGCCAAGGCGGTCGACAGGCTGAGCTACATTGTGGAGTACCTGGATGATCAGGTGGGcggggggaaggcggcggtgtACCGGCATTCGGCGTACATCAGGCCGGCCAAGTACCATCGCCCGCGGGAGAGCAAGGTGGTTCTTTGTCCTGGCACCGCGGTGGAGGTGTACTGCGACGGGGCATGGTCGCAGGGAGTGGTGCGCAGGGTTGTCAGGGAGGGTTGTGAGTATGAGGTCAGTATCGATGGTGAGGAGGCGGAGCAGCTGCTAACCAAGGCGGTGTACCAGCTGAGGCCACTGTACATGTGGAACGGCAAGCATTGGACGAATCCGGGTGATAAG GGACAGGCTAACTTGAGGCAGCAATCTGCATCTGGGAAACGTCCAAGCTCACCTGTTGATGGCACATCTAGTGATGACAAACATAGTAGTGTTCCTGAATCTCCAACAGTCAAAAAGTCAAGGAAAGAACCACAGCAGCAAGACCTCTTATTAGATGAAGGCTCAGAACATGCTCCAGTATCTGAGATGGATGCTTCTCTTTGTGCATCGTGCAAGTCTCTGGCAAGTGATCGTTGTCCGAATTCATGCCTTCTGTTATCTGAAAAGAATGGTCTTTCCGTGTTTCCACACAAGGCAATGACTACCTGTTCAGTGTCAAAGAATGGAATTCTTTGTGCTTCCTCAGGACATTCAGAGCCTCCAGAGGCAAGTAATCATTCCCCAAGTCCGTGTCCTCTGCTGTCCGAAAAGAATGGTCTTTCTGTGCTTCCGCACGAGATAGTGAGTACCTGTTCAGTGTCAAAGGATGGGCTTCTTTGTGCTTCCTCAGGACATTCAGCGCCTCCAGAAGCAAGCGATCATTTCCCAAATTTGTGCCCTCCGCTATCTGGAAAGAACGGTCTTTCCGTACTTCCACACAAGATAGTTAGTACCAGTTCAGTGTCAAAGAATGGGCTTCATTGTGCTTCGACAGGACACACAGCACCTCCAGTGGCAAGCAATCATCCTATGGATTCGTGTCCTCTGCTGTCTGAAAAGAACCGTCTTTCCATGCTTGCACACAAGATAGTGAGTATCTGTTCAATGTCAAAGAATGGGCTTCTTTGTGCTTCCTCAGGAAATCCAGCACCTCCAGAGGAATCTGTACCAGGTCTTATTGGCGAAATAGAGTGTAGTCGAGATGCCATATCTGAGGTTGTGCCTTCCAATGGTCAGCTTAATACACCTGTCTGTGAAAGAAATGTTGATGTGGCCTGTGATATGCTTTCCATTCCAGAAGTAAGAAAACAGAACATCGCTTCATCTCTCAGAGACCAGCTGATACAGGAAAGAACATTCTTTGTCAAAGAACTCAGTGTGAAGAAAGGCATTTCCAAGAACAAAAAGGGGGCAACACACCCTAAAGCACAAGCACATCAGGGGAAAATTGATGCCTCTGATCAT GTGCAAATTCAGTTAAAGGAAAACAAGAATTCCTCCGGTAAAGAAATTATTTGTGCTTTGAGTGCCTCTGCAGAATGTCAGAAAACTTCAGCTTGGACTCGACAG GTGTCAGGAGGGACAAGTAGCGGTTCAGATACTGAGGGTGTTAACTTTAAGAAAT TGGCTAGAAAGGAAGGTTCTGGTCTGTTGGACAAAGAGCTGTCTGCTACGATCAACAGGGATTGTCAAGTGAACAGAAATGCAGATGTGTGCACAGACACTGCTGCTACACAAGTGACAAAAAGCAACCCTCTTACAGAGATACCTATCCTATCTCTTGATCATCTAGTTCAACAGGATGGGAGCAAAGTGGATGAGAGGTCAATCGTGCTACCTTTACAGAATGCCAGGAACTCAGAGTTTACCACTGACCACATCCTATTGAGGACATGCTCCTTTTCTGGGAGCTCTATGCCTTCACACTTGTCTTCCTCTCCAATCTCTGGTAATCAGGTTCCATTTGTCAAGAGCTCTCCTTTATGGCCTCTAATTGATGCGTGGGATGTGTTTAAGAAGGTACCGCAGCAACCACATTTCCGTCCAGTTACAAAATTTTTGCCTGCATTGCGTGAAGGAATGGCTTTAGGTCTGATGGCGACATTTGCCAGCTCAGTGGAAGGTATAAGTAAATCAAGCATAGCAGACAGCATTGCGTCATTCGAAGAGAAGATCACTACGCTTCGCCATCTGGAGGAAAATGGATTTGATGTTGAGTTTTTGCGGTGTGGCCTGGTCAAACTGATCCAAATCAAATCTGATCATACTAGTTACCTCACAGAAAAAGACCAACTGAAAGCACAGTTGCTGGAGAAGGCAGCTTGCCTGTCCCGATTTGATGAGCGACTTGACAAGAAGGAACAAACTATAGCTAGGCTTGAGGAGGAACTTGGGCGTGCTCGCTGGGAAGCGCGGAAGATGTTCGAGGAGAAAGAGCGTGAAGATGGAGAGCTCTCAAGACTGAATGCAGCTGACAGCAGCGTTGAGGAAGCATGTGCCGGTGCTGAACTGCAGTTTCAGAGTGTCTTGGCTGAGCTGCGTCGCAAGAGCTTAACTTGA
- the LOC112879467 gene encoding uncharacterized protein LOC112879467, with protein MLLDLAPSTPAAMASAAAEVEEEVEEERPWPPPMRMKLAPYAMYRVFGAGPAGEKLGCAYVALHFALYAARALALSPVAERAAFWSPVHAALQCLCYAATALVACAFIRWYMAVDGVYVVEFDPPPQLLAERAAAEAEQPPSPPPPAMDMC; from the coding sequence ATGCTCCTCGATCTGGCTCCTTCCACTCCCGCCGCgatggcgtcggcggcggcggaggtggaggaggaggtggaggaggagcggccgtggccgccgccgatGCGGATGAAGCTGGCGCCCTACGCCATGTACCGCGTGTTCGGCGCGGGCCCGGCCGGGGAGAAGCTCGGCTGCGCCTACGTCGCGCTCCACTTCGCGCTCTACGCGGCTAGGGCCCTCGCCCTCTCACCGGTCGCCGAGCGGGCCGCGTTCTGGTCCCCCGTCCACGCCGCGCTCCAGTGCCTCTGCTACGCCGCCACGGCGCTCGTCGCCTGCGCCTTCATCCGCTGGTACATGGCCGTCGACGGGGTCTACGTCGTCGAGTTCGatccgccgccgcagctgctGGCGGAGCGTGCGGCCGCGGAGGCGGAGCAGCCCCCGTCTCCGCCTCCTCCGGCGATGGACATGTGCTAG